The Chitinophaga lutea genome contains the following window.
ACGGAAAACGTAGTGGTTTGCGTAATGGTGGCTACCGGGTTTTGCACGTCGGGGAAATTCAGTGCGGCGGCGGGCGTCCATGTAAAGAGCAGGCCGTTGGTGGTGGGCCTTAACGTAATGGGATCGCCCTGGCAGATCACCGTGTCCGCCGGCAGGCGCAAACTAACATGGTCCACTACACGCACCATCACAGAGTCGCGGTTGAGGCAGCCGTTCTGGTCCAGATCCACATAATACTTCGTGTCCGTCAGCGGCGCTACAAACGGGGAAGCGGTGTTGGCGCCGGTGATCTGCGCGGCGGGTGACCAGGTGAAAACGCCCGTACCGGTGCTTTGCAGCTGCAGGCGGTCGGGGGGACAAATCAACGTATCCCGGAAGCGCAATCCGATGGGTGGTTTGTCGAGAATGTCGACCGCCTTCGTGAGCGTGTCTTTGCACCCGTCTGTATTATGAACGATCAGCCGCACGTTTTTTGTACCCATGCCCGGGTAGGTGAATGTGGGATGCCGCTCGTCGGAAAAATCGGTTTGCAGGGTGGCTTCCCCGAAGTCCCAGTCCCAGAAATTAACCGTGCCCGTGCGGGTGGTGGTTTCATCGCGGAACAATACCGGTTTGTTGATACAGGCGCCCACGTTGCTGAATGCCGGCTGGAAGCCGGGATACACGAACGCCTGGGCCTCGATGGAATCCGGGCATTGCAGTCCCCTGTTGGTAGCGAGTTTGATGGTATAGGTGCCCGGTGCTGAAAAAGTATGATCGGCCACGGGATTGTTCGAAGTATAGACGATGTTGCCCGCGCTGTTGGAGAATTCCCAATAGTACGTGGAAATCAGCGGGCTGTTGGACATGTTGGCCACCGTGAGCTGTTGCGAGCTGCGGCACAGCATGTATTCGGGCTGCAGGGTAGCGGCGGCTACGGTGCAGCCGGTGATGTTGATCTGCAGGTCTTTGCGTTGGGTGGCGATGGCTACGCCGTTGCGGATTTCCTGTACGCATACGGTGACCACATAAATGCCGGTACCGGGCGCTATACCGGTGATGAGCCCTGTGTTGGGATTGATACGCACGCGGTTGCCCAAAGGCGCTCCGCCGCTGAAATCGGAACCATAGGGTACCGAATGATAGGGCGGCGCAACCGGCGGCTGGCTGTTGTTGCCCCCAACAGGACCGCCTCCACCGCCGCCACCCCCTCCGCCGCTGGAATATCCCACGGTCTGGTATGCTTCGCAGAAATAATAACGCAGCTGGTCGCCGTCCCCGTCTTCCGCCGCAAAACTGTAAGAGAAAGCATTGTCGGCGCAAATGGTAACGAGGTCGCTGCCCGTAAAGCGTGCGCTGCTATTGGCATGCAGCGGCGTGCCGGGAATTTCGGCGGTATAGGTGGCGCCGATGCGCCCGTAGCCTGGTTCCAGGTTGTTGATGGCGTCTACCCGGTTGGTCACCTGCGAGGTGAGTATATACCCATCCGGCGAAGCCGGCAGCGACACGTCGAATTCCCAGTAGCCCACTTTGTAACAGATCAGCGGGGCGCGCGTAATACAGGGGTCGGTGCTGGTGGCGCTCAGCTCTTCTTCCCGCGACAGCGGGATGCGCAGGTCGGTGATACGCTGGCCGTTGGATTTATTGAAAATGCCGATATAGGTAGGGCTGGCGAATTGCCGGTTGGGTGTGAAGCAGCTCCTGAACTGTTTCAGCGTGACATGATACGTGGGCAGGCCATTCACAATGCCGCTGTAGGTATAATACATTTCCCCGCCGGTAATATGATCGGCGCTGGCGGATAAAGATGCCACCACAAAAAAAAGCAACAGCAATCGCTTCATGCAGATGTGTTTGTACTATCCAGGGTGATTACGGAAACCCACGCGTACCGGTTGCTCTGCAGTCATAAGTCAGGTTGGAAAATTATCTGGTAGCCGGGAAAAGCAGGCCATGCAGCATGCCCACCAGTTCTGAGAATTTTTCAGGTTTGGTGATGAATTGCTCCGCACCCAGTTGCCGGGACTCCTGGATGGTTTTCATATCCGATGCGGTGGAAAATACGATCACCGGCACGTCTTTCGCTTTATGCCCCGCTTTTACTTCCCGTAAAAACTGCGAACCGTTCATCATCGGCATGTTCAGATCGAGAAATATCAGGTCGGGCAGCGTGGCTGCGTTATTTAAATGCATGATGGCTTCGTAACCGTTGGCGGCAACAGAACACACTATTCCATTGTCGATAAATGCAAGCGCTGATGTAAAGATTTCCTGATCATCGATATCATCTTCAATCAGCAGTATAGAGGGCGTTGTTGTCATGCGTCAAACGGTATGTGCTGTACAAAATTTTGGCTGAAAACTACATTATGAAATACCTATATGTGTCTGTATGCCTACATTTTCAGGGTAACTCACTACTGTTAATTTAATCAAATTAAATGAGATTTTTTCCGTGGCACGCTTTTTTTAGATCTTATTTAAAAATACAGTCATGAAAACTTCCAGAAGCCAGAACAACAAGCAGTCCAAACAGGGGATGGTACATACGCCCCGCCCGGAAATCCGGGATGATCTCGACAGCCGCATGAGCGAAGAGCAGGATTTTAAGGGCGACGACGTGACGCACAACAAAAAAGCCCGGAAATCGGAGCGAAATAAAAAGAAATAGCGGGCAATCCATTCCACAGTGTGCGGTATGTTTTCTATTATTGTACTACCGATGACATTTTAAATGATCTGCAGTAGTATGAAAAAGTTACTCTTTATGGTGCTGGCAGCCTGTGCCGGGCACTATTCGTATGCACAGCAAAAACCCAATGTTGTTATTATTTATGCGGACGACCTGGGATATGGCGACCTCGGCTGTTACGGGGCCACGAAGGTGAAGACCCCGCACATCGACCGCCTGGCGAAAGAGGGCATCCGTTTCACCAACGGGCATACCACTTCCGCCACCTGCACGCCGTCCCGTTTTGCGATGCTCACCGGCAAATACCCCTGGCGCAAAAGCGGCACCGGCGTATTGCCCGGCGATGCGGCGATGATTGTGCCGGTAGACAAACCTTCACTGGCCACCCTGATGCAAAAGGGCGGGTATGCCACAGCGCTCGTGGGTAAATGGCACCTGGGGCTCGGCGACGGCAGAACGATCGACTGGAACGGCGAGGTAAGGCCCAGCCCGAACGACGTAGGCTTCGATTATTCTTTCTGTTTCCCGGCCACGGCGGACCGGGTGCCGACCGTTTTCCTGGAGAACCATACGGTGCTAGGCCTGGATAAAGACGATCCCATCGAGGTGAATTACCGCCAGAAAGTGGGCAACGACCCTACCGGCAAAGAAAATCCCGAACTGCTGAAAATGGCGTCGTCTCCCGGGCAGGGCCATAATAATACCATCGTGAACGGCATCGGCCGCATCGGGTTTATGAAAGGCGGCCACAAAGCACGGTGGACGGATGAAGAACTGGCGTACGCTTTTACCGAGCGGGCGGAGAAATTCATCGAAGACAACCGGGCCAACCCCTTTTTCCTCTATTTCGCCCTGAGCGATATTCATGTGCCCCGCATGCCCGGCACGGCCTTCAAAGGCCAGAGCGGCCTCGGCTACCGTGGCGACGCTATCCTGCAAATGGACTGGACGGTGGGCCGCATCATGCAGAAGCTGCAACAGCTGGGCCTTGAAAAAAATACCATCGTCATTTTCAGCAGCGACAATGGTCCCGTGCTCGACGACGGCTACCAGGACGGCGCCGTTACCCAGCTCAACGGCCACAAACAGGCCGGCCCGCTGCGCGGCGGCAAATACAGCGCGTTTGAAGGCGGCACCCGCGTGCCCTGGATAGTGCGCTGGCCCGCAAAAGTAAAAGGCGGTCAAACGTCTGACGCGCTGATCAGCCAGGTGGACCTGTTCGCCTCCTTCGCCCGTCTCACCAGCCAGCCGCTGGCCGCAGACGATGCGCCGGACAGCTTCGATATGCTCGACGCCCTCACCGGGAAAGACGGCAAGGGGCGCCCATGGCTCATTCTGCAGGGAGGCGCATTGTCGCTGGTGCAGGGCAGCCTGAAATACATCACCCCCTCGAAAGGGCCGAAGGTGGCCAAAGAAGTGGATATCGAACTGGGGAACGATACAGAACCGCAATTGTACGACCTGAAAAAAGATATCGGCGAACAGCAGAACATCGCCGCGCAGTTCCCGGAGAAAGTCAAAGCCATGGCGGCGGAACTGGAACGCCTGAAGGCGGCAGATAAGACAAGAAAATAGGATGTATAAAATATTTGCGTGCGTTACGCTTTAAGAAACAGCGCCCTGAACCGGGCGCTGTTCTTTTTTAATCCCTGTTGATGATCCCCATGACTTTTAATTTGTCCATGATGAGTATCAAAATGAACACGGACAATATCACGATGAAGAACCCTGCCATGCTGTAACAGAAATATTCGATGCTCCATTCCAGCGCTACCTTGATGCGGTGCAGCAGGCTCACGTCTTTTTTGGGAGCACCCTCGTAGAGAGAAAGCCGTACGGTGCAGAATTCGTTTTCGCTGTTGAAGTTGCCGAGCTGCACACCAAGATCCTGCAGGCGCGATTCGATTTCAAGGATCTTGTCGTGCAGGCTCACAAAATCGGAGATTTCGCCGCCTTTGGATTTCAGTTCCACCAGCGATTCGAGCGTTTTTTGCAGGGACGCTTTCTGTGCGTTCAGCTGGCGGTATTCGTTGGTTTTATCTTCCTTGATCACCGACATCGACTGCACCGTGCCGATTTTTTGCATGGCGAGGTAAAACGAATCGAACGACTCCGGCGTGACGCCGACGAGCAGGTGCAATTCCCGCGCGCCTTTCAGCCCGAAGGCGTTTTCGTACTGAATAATGGCTTTGGCGTCCTGTACTTTCCGGCGGATGCGCTGGTTATCGTCCTCAAACCGGCCGGTGCGGGCTCTGACCGTAGCCGTTTTTTCGTACTTCTGGGTATTCGCGGTCTGGGGGGTGCTATTTTGCATCTGAGCGAAAACCTCCCCCCTTTTTTCGGAGGCGTAATTTTTCCGCAGCCCGTCGATGCCGGAAAAGTAATCCGATACGGCGCTGGCGCGGCCCGTATCCGTTGCCACATACCCGTACAGGAAACGGAAAGAGAAAAGCAGCAGGAAAAAAGCCAGGAACCAGCGGGATATTCTCCAGAAACGTTTGACAAAGTTGGATTTCATGGTAAGTTGTTGGATTTACGGTAAAAGGATGCGGCAGCTATAAAATTCCATAATGTGGGGAGAAATATCCTGTTAGTGACGATAGCAAACCCGCCACCAGTCTGATGATCAGAAAAACGCCCCACGCCAGGCGGGCGTTTGATGGGTGTTCAACGAACCTTCAACGAAGGACCAACGAACCTCCAACGAAGGATCAACTTTCCGGTGATCCTTCGTTGATCCCCCAGGGAAGCTTCGTTCATCCTTCGTTGAAATGGCTGTTTTCAATACGCACTGGCCCGGTCCAGCTCCGCGGTATCTTCCGCTCCCAGCCGCAACCGTACGGCGGCAAACAGGCTGTTCAGCTGCGCCATACTGGTAGCGCTGGCGATGGGCGCGGTAATACCGGGGCGGTTCATCAGCCAGGCAATGGCGACGGTGGCCGGTTGGGTGTTGTGCCGGGCGGCTACTGTATCCAGGGCGGCAAGGATATTGAATCCCCGTTCATTGATGTATCTGGAAACATATTTGGTGCGGCTGCTGCCTTCCAGGTCGGCGGTGCTGCGGTATTTGCCCGTGAGGAAACCGCTGGCCAGCGCAAAATAGGGGATGACGCCGAGGTTGGTTTCCGCCACCAGGGGCGCATATTCCGTTTCATACCGCTCGCGGTCGTAGAGGTTATATTCGGGCTGGAGGGATTGGTACGAGGGGAACCCTTTATCGAGGCTGACCCGGAGCGACTGCCGGATGCGCGCGGCCGTCATGTTGGAGGTGCCGATGGCGCGTACTTTGCCGGATTGTACGATGGACGCGTAAGCTTCGAGCGTTTCTTCGATGGGCGTTTCCGGGTCGTCGTAATGCGTCTGGTACAGGTCGATGTAATCCGTTTGCAGACGGGAAAGAGAATCGTCGATGGATTGCAGGATATACTTTTTCCGGAGCCCTTTTTTTGTTTCGCTGAACACGCCGCCCACTTTGGTGGCGAGTATGATTTTATCGCGTTTGCCGGTTTGGTGCAGCCATTTGCCGATGATCCGCTCGGAGTCGCCGCCGGTATTGCCCGGCACGCGTACGGTGTAGGTGTCTGCCGTATCGACTGCGTTGAAACCCGCATCGGTGAAGGCGTCGAGCAGCTGAAAGGAGGTTTTTTCATCCGCCGTCCAGCCGAACACATTGCCGCCAAACATCAGCGGAGCAATGGAGAGGCCGGAGTTGCCAAGGGTTCTCTTTTCCATGCGGGCAAAAATCGCGATTTTATTATGTAATTTCAAAACATGAAAGCATTCATCACGAGACAGATACCGGAAGTAGGCCTGCAGCTGCTGCGCGCGGCGGGCATCACGGTGACGGCACATACGGAGAAACGGGAACTGAGTCGGGAGGAACTGACGAACGCCTGTTTACAGCACGACGCGTTGTTGAGCGTAGGCGGCGGGAACAAAATCGACGCGGAGTTTTTGAATACCTGCCGTCATTTGAAGGTGGTGTCGCTGATGGCGGTGGGATACGATAATGTGGATGTGGACGCGGCAAAACAACTGAACATCCCCATCGGCCACACGCCCGGCGTGCTGAGCAATGCCACGGCCGACACCGCGTTTCTGCTGATGCTGGCCGTGTCGCGCAAAGCTTTTTACCTGCACAACACGATCGCCCGCGGGGAGTGGGGCTTTTTTGAGCCCACCAAAAACCTGGGGATGGAACTGAACGGCAGAACGCTGGGCATTTTCGGGCTCGGCAAAATCGGCGCAACACTGGCCAGGAAATGCCGGGGCGCTTATGATATGCCGGTGATCTATCACAACCGCGGGCGTAATGAGGCCGCCGAACGCGAGCTGGGAGCGGAGTGGGTGCCGTTCGACGAGCTGCTGCACCGGAGCGATGTGTTATCGCTGCACGCCGCGCTGACCCCGGAAACGAAAGGATTGTTCGACGAAAACGCTTTCGCAAAAATGAAACCTTCTTCCATTTTTATCAATACCGCCCGTGGCGGCATGCACAACGAACTGCACCTGCTGAAAGCCCTGCAGGAAGGGCGCATCTGGGGCGCCGGGCTGGATGTGACCAACCCCGAGCCCATGGATCCCGATCATCCCCTGCTGCAAATGCCCAATGTGGCCGTGTTGCCGCATATCGGCTCCGCTACGGTGGAAGCGCGGAACGGCATGGCTGTTATCGCCGCCCAAAACCTGATCGCCGGCCTCAAAGGCGAGCCCCTGCCGCATGCAGTAAAGGGCTGAACGGAATTTGTGCAGCCCTTTTTGTATTTTTAGGCGTACTAAGGGAGGCTGCATATTTGGGAATAGATGAGCACATAACGGAGGATGAACTGTCAGAACGTATTGCCAATGGCGATCAACTCGCATTCAGAGTGATATTCCGCAGGCATTACAAAGCGTTATGCTTCTTTGGCACGTCCATCACGCAGGACGCGCAGGAGGCGGAAGACCTTGTGCAGGAAACCTTTTCCAAACTCTGGGACAAACGGGCCGACTTCCCCACCACGGCAAATATCAAAGCCTTCCTGTATATCAGCACCAAAAACGCCTGCCTCAACTTCTTACGGCAGAAACAGCGGCAGACCGAAAAAGAAAAGGATTTTTCCTACCTGCAGGATGATGAAACCTCCGCTGCCTTCGACCCCGTGCTGGCCGAAACGGAAATCATCCGGGAGCTGTACAACGAAATAGAACAACTGCCCGCGCAGTGCCGGCGCGTTTTCAAGATGAGCTATCTCGAAGGCAGGAAGAACGAAGAGATCGCCGCCGCGCTGGGTATCTCGTACAACACCGTGCGCACCCAGAAGCTCCGTGCGCTGAAGCTCATCCGCGCGTCCCTGATGACCAAAAATCTGCTGCCCGCGCTAATGTTATATATGGCATTTATAAAAATGCATTGAATCCTCGTCGTTTTTAAGATTTCTCGAAAAAAGTTTACGTTTCCTTTCATCGAAACGGTGAATTCCGTGTTTCTATATTAAAATATCAAAATTGCAGCGGATATCTTTTCTCATACTCCGGCATTTACGGAACGAACTGACTGCGGCCGAACAGGAAGAACTGTCGGCCTGGGTAGCCGCTTCCCCCGACAATCGCCGCTTTTTTGAAGCCAACACGCAGGACGAGGGGCTGTCGCGAAAGCTGCGGCAGTATGAGGCGTTTGATGAAGAAGCGGCCTGGGCAAAGTTTGCGGGAGAGCGCTTCCCTGAAAAAATGCGCTCCGTAAAAGGGCGTAATCGCTGGTGGGCCGCTGCGGCCGCGGCCATTTTAATCGCGACCGCCGCTGCCTGGTGGTGGCAACCGGCCCGGCAGGCGCCGCAGGTGGCTCAAGAGGCCCCGGTGGTATTGCCGGGAAGCAACAAAGCGGTTCTCACGCTGGCCGATGGTTCGGCCGTAACGCTCGACAGTGCGGGTAATCAGGTGATCATGCAGGCTGGCACCGCCATTCGCCAGCAGGGTGGTCAATTGGAATATAAGGATGCGGAAAATGCGGCCGTTGGGTGGAATACCCTGCGCACGCCCCGGGGCGGTCAGTTCAAGATCACCCTTGGCGACGGCACGAAGGTATGGCTCAATGCCGCTTCTTCCCTCCGGTACCCCACTGCTTTCACCGGCGCCGACCGCACCGTGGAGGTGAGCGGCGAAGCTTATTTCGAAGTTGTGAAAAATGCTGAGAAACCTTTCCTGGTAAAGATCAGCAACGACAATACCGTCACTGTGCTGGGCACGCGTTTTAACGTAAATGCCTATACGGACGAGGCCAGCATCAATACGACCCTGCTCGAAGGGGCCGTGCGCGTCAATGCCGGCGGCCAGGAACGGGTGCTGCAGCCGGGCCAGCAGGCGCAGATCAGCGCAGGCGGCATCAAAGTGGTGACGGCGGACACGGAACAGGCCGTTGCCTGGAAAAACGAAATATTCAATTTCCGCGATGCGGACATCAGGGCGGTCATGCGCCAACTCAGCCGCTGGTATGATGTGGAAGTGGTGTATCAGGGCAATGTGCCCGCCCGCCGCTTCCAGGGCGAAATTCAGCGAAACCTGCCGTTGCAGGACGTACTGGAAGGCCTTAAAACAACAGGTATCCAGTTTACCATCGAAGGAAGGAAAATTATCATCCAATAAAAAAACCGGAGGCGCTTGGACCCGCCCCCGGCACACGTCTGGATGTTTTAAATGTGTATTCTCTATCCAAACAATGCAAATCTATGCAATTGAATCGTCATGTGCAGGCCCCAGCTATACCGGGGCTGCAACCAACCAAATCACTTTTTCTGCGAACCAAAATCGTACGAATGATGAGACTAACGGTACTACTGATGATTGCAGGCTGCCTCAGGGTTTCCGCGGCAGCGCACGCGCAATCGGTATCAGCATCCCTTAAAAACGCGCCGCTGGAAGAAGTGTTCGCCACGGTGAAACAACAGACCGGCTTCCTGTTCTTTTACGACCGGGACATGCTGACCGCTACCAGGCCGGTGACCATCCAGGCCCGGAACCTTGCGCTGCAGGCATTCCTGGCGGAAGTATTCAGCAACCAGCCGCTGGATTATACGATCAAGGACAAAACGATCTTCCTGAAACGGAAACCCGCGCCCGTGGAAACGCCGCAGCAACGGCAACCGCTGACGGGTTTCGTAAAAGATAAAGACGGCCAGCTGCTGATCGGCGTGAGCGTGAAAGTGAAAGGCGCCGACAAAGGCGTGGTAACGGACGCCAACGGGAAATTCGTGCTCAATGGCGCGGGCCCCGGCAGCGTACTGATATTCACCTACATTGGCTACGAGCCGCAGGAAACATTCATCGGCAACTTCGGGCCGATCACCATCTTCCTGAAACCGGCCATCAATGCCCTCGACGAGGCCGTGATTATCGGTTATGGTTCCACCATCCGCCGCAAAAATACCGGCAGCATCTCTACCGTGCAGAGTAAAGACATCGCCGACCAGCCTGTCCTGGATCCGCTGGCCGCCCTGCAGGGCCGCGTGCCCGGCCTGATGATTACCTCCTCGAACGGCCTGCCCGGCTCCAGCTACAACGTGATGCTGCGCGGCCGCAACTCCATCGACGGAAAAAATGATCCCTTATATATCGTGGACGGGGTGCCGTTCGTATCCGAACCGCTCAACCAGTTCACCTCCGCCAATGGCAACCAGAGCCCGCTGGCAAGCATCAACCCCGACGATATCGACCGCATCGACATCCTCAAGGATGCCGACGCCACGGCCATTTATGGTTCCCGCGGCGCTAACGGGGTAGTGCTGATCACGACCAAAAGAGGGAAGGCCGGCAGCACCCGTTTTAATTTCAATGTGTTAAGCGGCGCCAGCAAAGTGTCGAACATGCTGGACATGTTGGGCACCGGGGAATATATCAAAATGCGCAAGGAAGCGTTCGCCAACGAAGGCAAAACGCCCGACGAAAATACCGCGCCCGATCTCACCAAATGGAGCCAGGAGGCCAATACCGACTGGCAGAAGATGATGATCGGCAACACCGCCAATTTCACCAACGTATCCGGTTCCGTATCGGGTGGCACGGAGAAGACTAGCTTTATGCTGAGCGGCACCTACGACCAGCAAACTTCCGTGATGCCCAACAGCCTTCCTTTCAGAAGGGTCGGTTCGCACCTCAGCTTCGACCATACCGGCCTCGATGGTAAATTCCAGGTAACGGCTTCCGTGAATTACAGCACCATCCGTGATAAATCCATTCCTACCGATATCACGAGTTATTATAACCTGGCGCCCAATTACCCGCTGTATGACGCTACGGGAAAATACTACTGGTTCGGCACCAACATCCTCAACCCGCTGGCTATTATGCACCGCACCTCGGACACCCGCACCAACAGCCTGATCGCCAACAGCACCGTGCGTTATACCATCCTGCCCGGGCTGAACGTGAAAGTAAACCTCGGGTATACCAAAACCGACATGAAGCAGGTGCAGACCTATCCTTCCATTTCCCAGAACCCTCTCAGCAGTACCGGGAGCTTCAGCTATTTCGGGAACGGCGATGTGGCTTCCTGGATCATAGAGCCGCAGGTGGATTACACACGCCGTATCGGTAAAGGGGAACTGCAGTTGCTGGCGGGCGCCACCTGGCAGGAAGATGTGCGCCAGGGCTACCGTATCAATGCGGAGAACTTCCCGAGCGACGCCGTGCTGGAAGACATCCGGTCGGCCGGCAAACTCACGCCCATCTTTCCGTCTGTTTACAGCTTTTACCGCTATACTTCCGGTTTCGGCCGTATTACTTATAACTGGGACGAAAAGTATATCGTCAATGCCAGCTTCCGCCGCGACGGGTCCACCCGCTTCGGCCCGGATAACCGCTTCGGCAATTTCGGTGCCGTGGGTGCGGCATGGGTATTCTCCAACGAAGGTTTCCTGGAAAACAATGCCGTGCTGAGCTTTGGTAAACTGAGAGGCAGCGCCGGCGTAACGGGGAACGACCGCATCAGCGATTACCGTTATCTCGAAAGCTGGACGTCGAGCTCATTCCCGTACGACGGCCAGCCGGGCACCGTGCCTTCCCGCCTGCCGAACAGCGGCTACCGCTGGGAAGAGAATAAAAAGCTGGAAGTAGGGCTGGAGCTGGGTTTCTTCGCCAACAGGCTGTTGTTCAATACCAACTTCTACCGGAACGTGTCCGGCAACCAGCTGGTGCCTTTCCTGCTGTCGTCGCAGGTGGGCTTTACCTCCATCACCGCTAATTTCCCGGCCAAGGTGTTGAACACGGGATGGGAGTTTGATATCACGTCCGTGAACGTCCGCAAAAAACATTTCGAATGGAAAACGATGCTGAACCTGTCGGTGAATAAAAATGAGCTGATGGAATATCCCGGTATCGAAACCTCTACCTATAAAGACATCTACGTGGTCGGCAAATCGCTTTCCATCGTAAAAGGATACATTTTCGACGGCATTGATCCGGAAACCGGCGTAGCCAAAGTGCTGCGTCCCAGCGGCGGCGCCACTCCGCAGGAAAACATCGATTACGGTATTCTGGGTAAAACGATGCCGGATTATTTCGGCGGTTTACAGAACACCGTTAGTTATAAAGGGCTGGAGCTGGACGTACTGTTCCAGTTCGTGAAGCAGGAAGGGCAGCTGCTGAATTACGGCTATTCTTCGCTGGCATATGGCGTGATGTATAATAAAGATGTAAGCGCACTGGGACGCTGGCAGCAGAAAGGCGACCAGGTGAGCATTCCGAAAGCCGCCACTACACCCGGCAATTCGATGTACGATTATTACCGCCTGTCTTCCGCGGTGTGGGGCGACGCCTCCTTCATCCGCCTGAAAAACCTGGCGCTGCGAT
Protein-coding sequences here:
- a CDS encoding T9SS type B sorting domain-containing protein; this translates as MKRLLLLFFVVASLSASADHITGGEMYYTYSGIVNGLPTYHVTLKQFRSCFTPNRQFASPTYIGIFNKSNGQRITDLRIPLSREEELSATSTDPCITRAPLICYKVGYWEFDVSLPASPDGYILTSQVTNRVDAINNLEPGYGRIGATYTAEIPGTPLHANSSARFTGSDLVTICADNAFSYSFAAEDGDGDQLRYYFCEAYQTVGYSSGGGGGGGGGGPVGGNNSQPPVAPPYHSVPYGSDFSGGAPLGNRVRINPNTGLITGIAPGTGIYVVTVCVQEIRNGVAIATQRKDLQINITGCTVAAATLQPEYMLCRSSQQLTVANMSNSPLISTYYWEFSNSAGNIVYTSNNPVADHTFSAPGTYTIKLATNRGLQCPDSIEAQAFVYPGFQPAFSNVGACINKPVLFRDETTTRTGTVNFWDWDFGEATLQTDFSDERHPTFTYPGMGTKNVRLIVHNTDGCKDTLTKAVDILDKPPIGLRFRDTLICPPDRLQLQSTGTGVFTWSPAAQITGANTASPFVAPLTDTKYYVDLDQNGCLNRDSVMVRVVDHVSLRLPADTVICQGDPITLRPTTNGLLFTWTPAAALNFPDVQNPVATITQTTTFSVTASISQCRATDNITVTTVPYPRAFAGADTVICFDNMAQLHGLTDGNAFTWQTTDANGVPSGTTDPLVRPAATAAYIFTATDNRGCPKPVKDTVVVRVLPKIHAFAGRDTAIVLGQPLQLNASGGQQYTWSPAQGLSSTTIHNPVALFNSPTRAFRYKVTVQNEAGCADSAFMQVKVYNTLPQVFVPTAFTPNGDGLNDQLRPIAVGIREIEFFMVYNRWGQLVYSGKQSGSGWNGHINGTPQSSGVYVWQVKAKDYLGYDFFMSGTATLLR
- a CDS encoding FecR family protein; the encoded protein is MQRISFLILRHLRNELTAAEQEELSAWVAASPDNRRFFEANTQDEGLSRKLRQYEAFDEEAAWAKFAGERFPEKMRSVKGRNRWWAAAAAAILIATAAAWWWQPARQAPQVAQEAPVVLPGSNKAVLTLADGSAVTLDSAGNQVIMQAGTAIRQQGGQLEYKDAENAAVGWNTLRTPRGGQFKITLGDGTKVWLNAASSLRYPTAFTGADRTVEVSGEAYFEVVKNAEKPFLVKISNDNTVTVLGTRFNVNAYTDEASINTTLLEGAVRVNAGGQERVLQPGQQAQISAGGIKVVTADTEQAVAWKNEIFNFRDADIRAVMRQLSRWYDVEVVYQGNVPARRFQGEIQRNLPLQDVLEGLKTTGIQFTIEGRKIIIQ
- a CDS encoding RNA polymerase sigma factor, yielding MGIDEHITEDELSERIANGDQLAFRVIFRRHYKALCFFGTSITQDAQEAEDLVQETFSKLWDKRADFPTTANIKAFLYISTKNACLNFLRQKQRQTEKEKDFSYLQDDETSAAFDPVLAETEIIRELYNEIEQLPAQCRRVFKMSYLEGRKNEEIAAALGISYNTVRTQKLRALKLIRASLMTKNLLPALMLYMAFIKMH
- a CDS encoding 2-hydroxyacid dehydrogenase, with the protein product MKAFITRQIPEVGLQLLRAAGITVTAHTEKRELSREELTNACLQHDALLSVGGGNKIDAEFLNTCRHLKVVSLMAVGYDNVDVDAAKQLNIPIGHTPGVLSNATADTAFLLMLAVSRKAFYLHNTIARGEWGFFEPTKNLGMELNGRTLGIFGLGKIGATLARKCRGAYDMPVIYHNRGRNEAAERELGAEWVPFDELLHRSDVLSLHAALTPETKGLFDENAFAKMKPSSIFINTARGGMHNELHLLKALQEGRIWGAGLDVTNPEPMDPDHPLLQMPNVAVLPHIGSATVEARNGMAVIAAQNLIAGLKGEPLPHAVKG
- a CDS encoding aldo/keto reductase; protein product: MEKRTLGNSGLSIAPLMFGGNVFGWTADEKTSFQLLDAFTDAGFNAVDTADTYTVRVPGNTGGDSERIIGKWLHQTGKRDKIILATKVGGVFSETKKGLRKKYILQSIDDSLSRLQTDYIDLYQTHYDDPETPIEETLEAYASIVQSGKVRAIGTSNMTAARIRQSLRVSLDKGFPSYQSLQPEYNLYDRERYETEYAPLVAETNLGVIPYFALASGFLTGKYRSTADLEGSSRTKYVSRYINERGFNILAALDTVAARHNTQPATVAIAWLMNRPGITAPIASATSMAQLNSLFAAVRLRLGAEDTAELDRASAY
- a CDS encoding DUF4349 domain-containing protein; translated protein: MKSNFVKRFWRISRWFLAFFLLLFSFRFLYGYVATDTGRASAVSDYFSGIDGLRKNYASEKRGEVFAQMQNSTPQTANTQKYEKTATVRARTGRFEDDNQRIRRKVQDAKAIIQYENAFGLKGARELHLLVGVTPESFDSFYLAMQKIGTVQSMSVIKEDKTNEYRQLNAQKASLQKTLESLVELKSKGGEISDFVSLHDKILEIESRLQDLGVQLGNFNSENEFCTVRLSLYEGAPKKDVSLLHRIKVALEWSIEYFCYSMAGFFIVILSVFILILIMDKLKVMGIINRD
- a CDS encoding sulfatase family protein is translated as MKKLLFMVLAACAGHYSYAQQKPNVVIIYADDLGYGDLGCYGATKVKTPHIDRLAKEGIRFTNGHTTSATCTPSRFAMLTGKYPWRKSGTGVLPGDAAMIVPVDKPSLATLMQKGGYATALVGKWHLGLGDGRTIDWNGEVRPSPNDVGFDYSFCFPATADRVPTVFLENHTVLGLDKDDPIEVNYRQKVGNDPTGKENPELLKMASSPGQGHNNTIVNGIGRIGFMKGGHKARWTDEELAYAFTERAEKFIEDNRANPFFLYFALSDIHVPRMPGTAFKGQSGLGYRGDAILQMDWTVGRIMQKLQQLGLEKNTIVIFSSDNGPVLDDGYQDGAVTQLNGHKQAGPLRGGKYSAFEGGTRVPWIVRWPAKVKGGQTSDALISQVDLFASFARLTSQPLAADDAPDSFDMLDALTGKDGKGRPWLILQGGALSLVQGSLKYITPSKGPKVAKEVDIELGNDTEPQLYDLKKDIGEQQNIAAQFPEKVKAMAAELERLKAADKTRK
- a CDS encoding response regulator — protein: MTTTPSILLIEDDIDDQEIFTSALAFIDNGIVCSVAANGYEAIMHLNNAATLPDLIFLDLNMPMMNGSQFLREVKAGHKAKDVPVIVFSTASDMKTIQESRQLGAEQFITKPEKFSELVGMLHGLLFPATR